One Brassica napus cultivar Da-Ae chromosome A1, Da-Ae, whole genome shotgun sequence genomic region harbors:
- the LOC106444890 gene encoding DNA topoisomerase 1 alpha: MDSEAVSKPVMHNDVDDNKPLVFKKSVVIPSTVKDGDSEDDTPLRSIISIAPEQKINGNKGLDRSSRIIRHEESDDDEAPISSRLQKKNGNKLLVNKLQNDSKLQSKGTKVSGKRLLEKDSSTHQSSMKKHKASSSSAKQDSAKTENLDRKRKAVVSPNETDDDDDDVPIAKRIKSDSSNSKTPSAKLNVTKQSSTSSSKKPEVTRGASPPPKKRSKRSKKNSDYAKSSKSLRSGDGKKKWTTLVHNGVTFPPPYQPHGTKILYKGKPVNLSPEQEEVATMFAVMRETDYYNNPLFRKNFWSDWRKLLGKKHVIQTLDDCDFTPIYEWHLEKKQKNKEKKEKKQEQEEKYMWAIIDGVKEKIGNYKVEPPGLFRGRGEHPKMGKFKRRIHPHDITLNIGKDAPIPECPIPGERWKEIKHDNTVSWLAMWNDPVILRKEKYVGLSASSSQKGQSDKDKYENARKLKDHIESIREAYTKNFTSKDVLKRQIAVATYLIDKLALRAGTDKDDDEADTVGCCTLKVDHVVCIHPNQLKFDFLGKDSIRYENTVEVEPPVYKAIGQFKAGKSNSDDLFDEIDANKLNAHLKELMPGLTAKVFRTYNASITLDKTLRRETKDGVDVNQKKIVYDQANKEVAIICNHQRAVTKSHGAQVKKLKDKIDELKEGLKQLKTNLKRAKKGEAPLESSDGKKTRNITPEAWEKKITQQKMKAEKMERDMQTKEDLKTVALGTSKINYMDPRITVAWCKRNEVPIEKMFTKTLQEKFTWAMDVEPDFRF; this comes from the exons ATGGACTCTGAGGCTGTTTCAAAACCAGTGATGCACAACGATGTTGATGATAATAAGCCTTTAGTGTTCAAGAAAAGTGTTGTTATACCCTCAACTGTTAAGGATGGAGATTCTGAGGATGATACACCTTTACGTTCCATAATCTCCATTGCGCCAGAACAAAAGATCAACGGAAACAAAGGTTTGGATAGGTCAAGTAGAATCATTAGACATGAAGAgtcagatgatgatgaagctccAATATCGTCAAGGTTACAAAAGAAGAATGGAAATAAACTTCTGGTTAATAAGTTACAGAATGATTCCAAGCTTCAAAGTAAAGGGACAAAGGTGTCTGGCAAGAGACTTCTGGAGAAGGACAGTTCTACACATCAATCTTCCATGAAAAAGCACAAGGCATCATCTTCATCTGCAAAACAAGATTCTGCGAAAACCGAAAATTTAGATAGAAAGAGAAAGGCTGTGGTATCACCTAATGaaactgatgatgatgatgatgatgttccaATTGCCAAGAGAATCAAGTCAGATTCCTCTAACAGTAAAACACCATCTGCAAAGCTTAACGTAACAAAACAGAGTTCTACTTCATCATCTAAGAAGCCGGAAGTGACAAGAGGAGCTTCTCCTCCGCCCAAGAAAAGGAGCAAAAGATCCAAGAAAAACTCTGATTATGCAAAGTCTTCAAAATCTTTACGTTCTGGAGATGGGAAAAAGAAATGGACTACATTGGTGCACAATGGTGTCACCTTTCCACCACCTTATCAACCTCATGGGACTAAGATTTTATACAAGGGAAAGCCAGTCAACTTATCTCCTGAGCAAGAAGAG GTTGCAACCATGTTTGCTGTGATGAGGGAGACAGACTATTATAACAACCCTTTATTTAGAAAGAATTTCTGGAGTGACTGGAGAAAACTACTTGGAAAGAAACATGTGATACAGACGCTAGATGATTGTGACTTTACCCCAATATATGAGTGGCATTTGGAAAAGAAGCAG aagaataaagagaaaaaagagaaaaaacagGAGCAGGAAGAGAAGTATATGTGGGCTATTATAGACGGTGTCAAAGAGAAA ATTGGGAACTATAAGGTTGAACCTCCTGGGTTATTCAGAGGCCGGGGAGAACATCCTAAG ATGGGAAAGTTTAAGAGGCGTATACATCCTCATGACATCACTCTAAACATAGGGAAAGATGCTCCTATCCCTGAATGCCCCATACCTGGTGAAAG ATGGAAAGAAATAAAGCATGATAACACAGTCTCATGGCTAGCAATGTGGAATGATCCTGTTATCTTAAGAAAGGAAAAGTATGTTGGTCTGTCAGCTAGCAGTTCTCAGAAAGGACAAAGCGACAAGGATAAGTACGAGAATGCCAGGAAGCTTAAG GACCACATAGAAAGTATAAGAGAAGCTTACACCAAGAACTTTACTTCTAAAGATGTTCTAAAGCGTCAGATAGCTGTGGCTACCTATCTCATTGATAAATTGGCACTTAGAGCTGGTACTGATAAG GATGATGATGAGGCAGACACTGTTGGTTGCTGTACGCTAAAAGTAGACCATGTGGTGTGCATTCATCCAAATCAGTTAAAG TTTGATTTCCTTGGTAAAGATTCAATAAGATATGAGAATACTGTTGAAGTTGAGCCTCCTGTTTACAAAGCCATTGGACAGTTCAAAGCTG GTAAATCCAATTCAGACGATCTTTTTGATGAGATAGACGCAAACAAACTAAACGCTCATCTTAAGGAGCTTATGCCTGGACTCACAGCTAAAGTATTCCGTACATACAATGCATCCATCACCCTGGATAAAACG TTGCGTCGAGAAACCAAAGATGGTGTTGATGTCAACcagaaaaaaatagtttatgatCAAGCCAACAAGGAG GTGGCCATAATTTGTAATCACCAGCGTGCTGTTACAAAGTCTCACGGTGCACAAGTCAAGAAACTGAAAGATAAGATAGATGAACTCAAG GAGGGTCTAAAACAACTTAAAACCAACCTAAAGAGGGCTAAAAAGGGAGAAGCTCCATTAGAGAGTTCAGATGGAAAGAAAACGAGAAACATAACTCCAGAAGC gtgggagaagaagataacTCAACAGAAGATGAAGGCTGAGAAGATGGAACGGGACATGCAGACAAAGGAGGATTTGAAAACTGTGGCCTTGGGAACGTCTAAAATTAATTACATGGATCCTAGGATCACAGTAGCGTGGTGCAAACGTAATGAAGTACCCattgaaaag ATGTTCACCAAGACTCTCCAGGAGAAATTTACGTGGGCAATGGACGTGGAACCTGACTTCAGATTCTAG
- the LOC106444927 gene encoding fimbrin-1 isoform X1: MSGFVGVVVSDPWLQSQFTQVELRTLNSKFVSLKNSSGNIAIEDLPPLLSKFKAISATFKEDEIKEILQELASDTSSDVEFEEFLKIYLNLQGKAAEKSGGHSSSFLKASTTTLLHTINQSEKGSFVQHINRYLGDDPFLKQFLPLDPDSNQLYELVKDGVLLCKLINVAVPGTIDERAINTKRVLNPWERNENHTLCLNSAKAVGCTVVNIGTQDLAEGRPHLVLGLISQLIKIQLLADLNIKKTPQLVELLEDSDDVEELLRLPPEKVLQKWMNFHLKKGGYKKTVSNFSSDLKDAQAYAYLLNVLAPEHCDPATLDAKDPLERAELVLCHAERMNCKRYLTAEEIVEGSPNLNLAFVAQIFHERNGLSTDGKYSFAEMMTEDVQTCRDERCYRLWINSLGIESYVNNVFEDVRNGWILLEVLDKISPGSVNWKHASKPPIKMPFRKVENCNQVVKIGKELNFSLVNVAGNDIVQGNKKLILGLLWQLMRFHMLQLLKSLRSRTRGKDMTDADILSWANRKVRTMGRKSQIESFKDKSLSNGLFFLDLLWAVEPRVVNWNLVTKGETDEEKRLNATYIVSVARKLGCSVFLLPEDIVEVNQKMILILTASIMYWSLQKRSTESSDSSSSQSTTTTCTTTSTDASPAPSVTGEDEVSSLSGEVSSLAVDDNEADAVSDITIVSEETPNE; encoded by the exons ATGTCAGGGTTCGTGGGTGTTGTGGTTTCGGATCCATGGTTACAGAGCCAGTTCACACAAGTCGAACTTCGTACTCTCAACTCCAAg TTTGTGTCGTTGAAGAACTCAAGTGGAAACATCGCAATAGAAGATCTCCCTCCTCTATTGTCAAAGTTCAAGGCCATTAGTGCAACATTTAAGGAAGACGAGATCAAAGAGATACTTCAAGAGTTAGCTTCTGATACAAGCAGTGATGTGGAGTTTGAAGAGTTTCTCAAG ATATATCTCAACTTACAAGGCAAAGCAGCTGAGAAATCTGGTGGACACTCATCCTCATTCCTGAAAGCCAGCACCACCACACTTCTCCACACTATAAACCAGTCGGAGAAAGGCTCTTTTGTTCAACACATCAACAGATACCTTGGTGATGACCCCTTTTTGAAGCAGTTCCTTCCTCTTGATCCTGATTCTAATCAGTTGTATGAACTTGTGAAAGATGGTGTACTTTTATG TAAGCTCATAAATGTAGCAGTTCCAGGGACAATAGACGAACGAGCCATCAACACGAAGAGGGTGCTTAATCCCTGGGAGAGGAATGAGAATCACACGCTTTGTCTCAACTCTGCCAAAGCTGTGGGATGCACTGTTGTTAATATTGGGACACAGGACCTGGCCGAAGGACGG CCTCACCTAGTGCTAGGATTGATTTCACAACTCATAAAG ATTCAACTGCTGGCTGATCTCAACATAAAGAAGACACCTCAGCTTGTTGAGTTGCTTGAGGACAGCGAT GATGTTGAGGAGTTGCTGAGATTGCCCCCTGAGAAAGTCTTACAGAAATGGATGAACTTCCATCTTAAGAAAGGTGGTTACAAGAAAACCGTCTCAAACTTTTCTTCTGATCTAAAG GATGCACAAGCCTATGCTTACCTACTCAATGTTCTTGCGCCTGAACACTGTGACCCGGCTACACTAGATGCAAAGGATCCACTTGAAAGGGCTGAACTAGTTCTCTGTCATGCGGAGAGAATGAACTGCAAGCGCTACTTGACGGCTGAAGAGATTGTTGAAGGATCTCCAAATTTGAATCTCGCATTTGTGGCACAAATATTCCATGAAAG GAATGGTCTAAGTACGGATGGTAAGTATTCATTTGCGGAGATGATGACCGAAGATGTACAGACTTGTAGAGATGAAAGATGCTATCGGCTATGGATCAACAGCCTGGGGATTGAAAGTTATGTCAACAATGTGTTTGAAGATGTTAGAAATGG ATGGATTCTTCTGGAAGTTCTTGACAAGATCTCTCCTGGATCAGTCAACTGGAAACACGCTTCAAAACCTCCCATTAAGATGCCATTTAGAAAAGTGGAAAACTGCAATCAAGTGGTAAAGATTGGGAAAGAGCTAAACTTCTCACTCGTAAATGTAGCTGGAAACGACATAGTCCAAGGGAATAAGAAGCTCATTCTTG GTCTCTTATGGCAGTTGATGAGGTTCCATATGCTACAACTTCTCAAGAGTCTGAGGTCGAGGACACGTGGTAAAGATATGACTGATGCAGATATCCTCAGCTGGGCTAACCGGAAAGTAAGAACCATGGGGAGAAAATCTCAGATAGAGAGCTTCAAG GACAAGAGTCTATCGAACGGGTTATTCTTCCTAGACCTTCTATGGGCGGTTGAGCCAAGAGTTGTTAACTGGAATCTTGTCACCAAGGGTGAAACAG ATGAGGAGAAGAGGTTGAATGCTACGTACATAGTCAGCGTTGCAAGAAAGCTTGGATGTTCTGTTTTCTTGTTGCCTGAAGATATCGTTGAG GTGAATCAGAAGATGATCTTAATCTTAACGGCGAGTATAATGTACTGGAGTCTTCAGAAACGCTCAACGGAGAGTTCGGATTCGTCGTCGAGTCagagcaccaccacaacgtgcACCACCACCAGCACAGACGCGTCTCCTGCTCCGTCTGTCACGGGAGAGGACGAAGTTTCCTCGTTGAGCGGCGAAGTCTCAAGCTTGGCTGTTGATGACAACGAGGCTGATGCGGTTTCAGACATTACCATTGTCTCCGAGGAGACACCCAACgaatag
- the LOC106444927 gene encoding fimbrin-1 isoform X2, with the protein MCSKLINVAVPGTIDERAINTKRVLNPWERNENHTLCLNSAKAVGCTVVNIGTQDLAEGRPHLVLGLISQLIKIQLLADLNIKKTPQLVELLEDSDDVEELLRLPPEKVLQKWMNFHLKKGGYKKTVSNFSSDLKDAQAYAYLLNVLAPEHCDPATLDAKDPLERAELVLCHAERMNCKRYLTAEEIVEGSPNLNLAFVAQIFHERNGLSTDGKYSFAEMMTEDVQTCRDERCYRLWINSLGIESYVNNVFEDVRNGWILLEVLDKISPGSVNWKHASKPPIKMPFRKVENCNQVVKIGKELNFSLVNVAGNDIVQGNKKLILGLLWQLMRFHMLQLLKSLRSRTRGKDMTDADILSWANRKVRTMGRKSQIESFKDKSLSNGLFFLDLLWAVEPRVVNWNLVTKGETDEEKRLNATYIVSVARKLGCSVFLLPEDIVEVNQKMILILTASIMYWSLQKRSTESSDSSSSQSTTTTCTTTSTDASPAPSVTGEDEVSSLSGEVSSLAVDDNEADAVSDITIVSEETPNE; encoded by the exons ATG TGCAGTAAGCTCATAAATGTAGCAGTTCCAGGGACAATAGACGAACGAGCCATCAACACGAAGAGGGTGCTTAATCCCTGGGAGAGGAATGAGAATCACACGCTTTGTCTCAACTCTGCCAAAGCTGTGGGATGCACTGTTGTTAATATTGGGACACAGGACCTGGCCGAAGGACGG CCTCACCTAGTGCTAGGATTGATTTCACAACTCATAAAG ATTCAACTGCTGGCTGATCTCAACATAAAGAAGACACCTCAGCTTGTTGAGTTGCTTGAGGACAGCGAT GATGTTGAGGAGTTGCTGAGATTGCCCCCTGAGAAAGTCTTACAGAAATGGATGAACTTCCATCTTAAGAAAGGTGGTTACAAGAAAACCGTCTCAAACTTTTCTTCTGATCTAAAG GATGCACAAGCCTATGCTTACCTACTCAATGTTCTTGCGCCTGAACACTGTGACCCGGCTACACTAGATGCAAAGGATCCACTTGAAAGGGCTGAACTAGTTCTCTGTCATGCGGAGAGAATGAACTGCAAGCGCTACTTGACGGCTGAAGAGATTGTTGAAGGATCTCCAAATTTGAATCTCGCATTTGTGGCACAAATATTCCATGAAAG GAATGGTCTAAGTACGGATGGTAAGTATTCATTTGCGGAGATGATGACCGAAGATGTACAGACTTGTAGAGATGAAAGATGCTATCGGCTATGGATCAACAGCCTGGGGATTGAAAGTTATGTCAACAATGTGTTTGAAGATGTTAGAAATGG ATGGATTCTTCTGGAAGTTCTTGACAAGATCTCTCCTGGATCAGTCAACTGGAAACACGCTTCAAAACCTCCCATTAAGATGCCATTTAGAAAAGTGGAAAACTGCAATCAAGTGGTAAAGATTGGGAAAGAGCTAAACTTCTCACTCGTAAATGTAGCTGGAAACGACATAGTCCAAGGGAATAAGAAGCTCATTCTTG GTCTCTTATGGCAGTTGATGAGGTTCCATATGCTACAACTTCTCAAGAGTCTGAGGTCGAGGACACGTGGTAAAGATATGACTGATGCAGATATCCTCAGCTGGGCTAACCGGAAAGTAAGAACCATGGGGAGAAAATCTCAGATAGAGAGCTTCAAG GACAAGAGTCTATCGAACGGGTTATTCTTCCTAGACCTTCTATGGGCGGTTGAGCCAAGAGTTGTTAACTGGAATCTTGTCACCAAGGGTGAAACAG ATGAGGAGAAGAGGTTGAATGCTACGTACATAGTCAGCGTTGCAAGAAAGCTTGGATGTTCTGTTTTCTTGTTGCCTGAAGATATCGTTGAG GTGAATCAGAAGATGATCTTAATCTTAACGGCGAGTATAATGTACTGGAGTCTTCAGAAACGCTCAACGGAGAGTTCGGATTCGTCGTCGAGTCagagcaccaccacaacgtgcACCACCACCAGCACAGACGCGTCTCCTGCTCCGTCTGTCACGGGAGAGGACGAAGTTTCCTCGTTGAGCGGCGAAGTCTCAAGCTTGGCTGTTGATGACAACGAGGCTGATGCGGTTTCAGACATTACCATTGTCTCCGAGGAGACACCCAACgaatag